In the Gemmatimonadaceae bacterium genome, one interval contains:
- a CDS encoding FHA domain-containing protein gives MPERYLVHHFERRAYPLRKPMFTVGRDAESDIVLREPTVSRTHARVMLEGDDAILESLGPTGTRVNGEEVVNPRKLEPGDQITIGTAKLTFTSSPVPTGFTVVSNGRRPEADPDSKRSTIRTPLLKTGEYTAARQSFPITWILVAALALAVAFVVFTRG, from the coding sequence ATGCCCGAGCGTTATCTGGTCCACCACTTCGAGCGGCGTGCTTATCCGCTGCGCAAGCCCATGTTCACGGTTGGGCGCGATGCGGAAAGCGACATAGTACTGCGGGAGCCGACTGTCTCACGCACCCACGCGCGAGTGATGCTCGAGGGCGACGACGCGATACTCGAGAGCCTCGGCCCGACCGGTACCCGCGTGAACGGCGAGGAGGTCGTCAACCCGCGGAAGCTCGAGCCCGGCGATCAGATCACGATCGGAACCGCGAAGCTCACGTTCACTTCGTCCCCTGTGCCCACCGGCTTCACCGTCGTGAGCAACGGCAGGCGTCCGGAAGCGGACCCCGACAGCAAACGGTCCACGATTCGGACTCCTCTGCTGAAGACCGGCGAGTACACGGCCGCCCGGCAGTCCTTTCCCATAACGTGGATTCTGGTGGCGGCGCTCGCTCTGGCGGTCGCGTTCGTCGTGTTCACGCGAGGCTGA
- the sufD gene encoding Fe-S cluster assembly protein SufD, giving the protein MTQPETAVAHYLEAFDGIDGIDGGEADRIRELRRAGMDRFVALGFPTMKNEDWHYTSVAPIATRSFDRTSFPSAVPATDLDPFLFDSAEWPRLVFVDGWLVRELSNIPERAGLDVSSLRQALGDGADDVAPLGTIADHEGAGFTALNTALMQDGAVIRIGANVELETPIHLVFVSAQPVPLTASFPRNLVVLERGARASVIESYVGLRDESYLTVPVTEISLGEGARLEHVKVQNESAGAFHVGTIQAVQERDSELHSFSYAAGAELSRTNVYTVLDGPGSSCTLNGMYMVSGVQHVDHQTRIEHAQPNTTSREIYKGILDGRSHGVFNGKVYVRPEAQKTDGKQSNNNLLLSDHARVDTKPQLEIFADDVKCTHGATVGRLDEVALFYMKSRGLDAEQARTLLIYAFAADVLETIQVKQVRDALEAAVFARVRGEELQLTSE; this is encoded by the coding sequence GTGACCCAGCCGGAGACCGCGGTAGCGCACTACCTGGAAGCCTTCGACGGCATCGACGGCATCGACGGCGGCGAAGCGGACCGCATTCGCGAGCTGCGGCGGGCCGGCATGGACCGGTTCGTCGCGCTCGGCTTTCCGACGATGAAGAACGAGGACTGGCACTACACCAGCGTCGCCCCGATCGCGACGCGCTCGTTCGACAGAACGTCCTTTCCCAGCGCCGTCCCCGCCACCGACCTCGATCCCTTCCTGTTCGACTCCGCCGAGTGGCCGAGGCTGGTGTTCGTGGACGGGTGGCTCGTCCGCGAGCTGTCGAACATTCCGGAGCGAGCCGGCCTGGACGTCTCGAGCCTTCGCCAGGCCCTCGGCGACGGGGCGGACGACGTGGCGCCGCTCGGCACGATCGCGGATCACGAAGGGGCCGGCTTCACCGCCCTCAACACGGCGCTGATGCAGGATGGCGCGGTGATCCGGATCGGCGCGAACGTGGAGCTGGAGACGCCCATCCATCTCGTGTTCGTGTCCGCGCAACCGGTTCCGTTGACCGCGTCGTTCCCGAGAAATCTGGTCGTGCTCGAGCGCGGCGCGCGGGCGAGCGTGATCGAGAGCTACGTCGGTCTGCGGGACGAGAGCTACCTGACCGTTCCGGTCACGGAGATATCACTCGGTGAAGGCGCGCGGCTGGAGCACGTCAAGGTGCAGAACGAGAGCGCGGGCGCCTTTCACGTCGGCACCATCCAGGCGGTGCAGGAGCGCGACAGCGAGCTGCACTCCTTTTCGTACGCCGCGGGCGCGGAGCTCTCCCGCACGAACGTGTACACCGTGCTCGATGGGCCTGGATCGTCCTGCACGCTGAACGGGATGTACATGGTGTCGGGCGTGCAGCACGTGGATCACCAGACGCGGATCGAGCACGCGCAGCCGAACACCACCAGCCGCGAGATCTACAAGGGCATTCTCGACGGCCGCTCGCACGGCGTGTTCAACGGCAAGGTATACGTCCGGCCGGAAGCGCAGAAGACGGACGGCAAGCAGAGCAACAACAACCTCCTGCTGTCGGATCACGCGCGCGTCGACACCAAGCCCCAGCTCGAGATATTCGCCGACGACGTGAAGTGCACGCACGGCGCCACGGTGGGCCGGCTGGACGAAGTCGCCCTGTTTTACATGAAGAGCCGCGGGCTCGACGCGGAGCAGGCGCGCACGCTGCTGATCTACGCTTTCGCGGCGGACGTGCTCGAGACGATTCAGGTGAAGCAGGTCCGGGACGCGCTGGAAGCCGCGGTGTTCGCGCGCGTTCGCGGAGAGGAGCTGCAGCTCACGAGCGAGTAG
- the sufC gene encoding Fe-S cluster assembly ATPase SufC, translated as MLEIKGLRASIGENEILKGINLTVKKGEVHAVMGPNGSGKSTLAQVIAGHPAYEVTAGSVTYDGQDLLEMEPEERAQAGIFLAFQYPVEIPGVTNAYFLRSAYNAIRKARGEEEVDPLEFLEVMEEKMQLVDMDPAMLNRSVNAGFSGGEKKRNEIVQLAVLNPRLAILDETDSGLDIDALRIVADGVNKLRGPEKSAIVVTHYQRLLNYIVPDYVHVLAGGRIVRSGGKELAVELEEHGYDWIQSHAPETAGAGSRA; from the coding sequence GTGCTTGAGATAAAGGGACTGCGCGCCAGCATCGGCGAGAACGAGATTCTGAAGGGCATCAACCTCACCGTGAAGAAAGGCGAGGTGCACGCGGTTATGGGCCCCAACGGGTCGGGCAAGAGCACGCTCGCGCAGGTGATCGCGGGGCACCCCGCGTACGAGGTCACCGCCGGCTCCGTGACGTACGACGGGCAGGACCTGCTGGAGATGGAGCCCGAGGAGCGCGCGCAGGCGGGCATCTTCCTCGCGTTCCAGTATCCGGTGGAGATTCCCGGAGTCACCAACGCCTACTTCCTCCGCTCGGCGTACAACGCGATCCGCAAGGCGCGCGGCGAGGAAGAAGTGGATCCGCTCGAGTTTCTCGAGGTGATGGAAGAGAAGATGCAGCTCGTCGACATGGACCCGGCGATGCTCAACCGCTCGGTCAACGCCGGATTCTCCGGCGGCGAGAAGAAGCGGAACGAGATCGTGCAGCTTGCCGTGCTGAATCCGCGGCTCGCGATCCTCGACGAGACGGACAGCGGTCTCGACATCGACGCGCTGCGGATCGTCGCGGACGGCGTCAACAAGCTGCGCGGCCCCGAGAAGTCGGCCATCGTGGTGACGCACTATCAGCGGCTGCTGAACTACATCGTCCCCGACTACGTCCACGTGCTCGCGGGCGGGCGGATCGTGCGGTCGGGCGGCAAGGAGCTGGCGGTGGAGCTGGAGGAGCACGGCTACGACTGGATTCAGTCGCACGCGCCGGAGACGGCGGGAGCGGGAAGCCGGGCGTGA
- the sufB gene encoding Fe-S cluster assembly protein SufB, translating into MSTAIESLVNREYQYGFVTEVEADTIPRGLNEDIVRAIAAKKDEPEWMVEWRLKAYRRWLTMTEPHWSTVTYRPIDYQDMIYYSAPKSVKPLASLDEVDPELLRTYEKLGISLTEQKMLAGVAVDAIFDSVSVGTTFKEELGKQGIIFCSFGEAIQNHPDIVRKYLGTVVPHSDNFFAALNAAVFSDGSFCYVPKGVKCPMELSTYFRINAADTGQFERTLIIADEGASVSYLEGCTAPKRSGNQLHAAVVELVALDNASIKYSTVQNWYAGDAEGVGGIYNFVTKRGKCVGVNSKISWTQVETGSAITWKYPSVILQGDNSTGEFYSVAVVNNRQQADTGTKMIHIGKNTKSTIISKGISAGRGNNSYRGQVKVMPRATGARNYTQCDSMLIGNECGAHTFPYIEVQNDSAIVEHEASTSKIGEDQIFYCKQRGLNAEHAISIIVSGFCKEVFQNLPMEFAVEAQQLLGISLEGSVG; encoded by the coding sequence ATGAGCACCGCCATAGAATCGCTGGTCAACCGGGAATATCAGTACGGCTTCGTCACCGAAGTCGAGGCTGACACAATTCCGCGCGGGCTCAACGAAGACATAGTACGCGCGATCGCGGCGAAGAAGGACGAGCCCGAATGGATGGTCGAGTGGCGCCTCAAGGCGTACCGCCGCTGGCTGACGATGACGGAGCCGCACTGGTCCACCGTCACGTACCGCCCGATCGACTACCAGGACATGATCTACTACTCGGCGCCGAAGAGCGTGAAGCCGCTGGCGTCGCTCGACGAAGTCGATCCCGAGCTGCTGCGGACGTACGAGAAGCTCGGCATCTCGCTCACCGAGCAGAAGATGCTCGCCGGCGTTGCCGTGGACGCGATCTTCGACAGCGTTTCCGTCGGCACGACGTTCAAGGAGGAGCTCGGCAAGCAGGGAATCATCTTCTGCTCGTTCGGCGAAGCGATCCAGAACCACCCCGACATCGTGCGGAAGTATCTCGGCACGGTGGTGCCGCACAGCGACAACTTCTTCGCGGCGCTCAACGCCGCGGTGTTCAGCGACGGCTCGTTCTGCTACGTGCCCAAGGGCGTGAAGTGTCCGATGGAGCTGTCGACGTACTTCCGCATCAACGCCGCCGACACCGGCCAGTTCGAGCGCACCCTGATCATCGCCGACGAGGGCGCGTCGGTCAGCTACCTCGAGGGCTGCACGGCGCCGAAGCGGTCGGGCAATCAGCTGCACGCCGCGGTCGTGGAGCTCGTCGCGCTGGACAACGCGTCCATCAAGTACAGCACCGTGCAGAACTGGTACGCGGGCGACGCGGAAGGCGTGGGCGGGATCTACAACTTCGTGACCAAGCGCGGGAAGTGCGTGGGTGTGAACTCGAAGATCTCGTGGACGCAGGTGGAAACCGGCTCGGCGATCACGTGGAAGTATCCGAGCGTGATCCTGCAGGGCGACAACTCGACGGGCGAGTTCTATTCGGTAGCGGTGGTGAACAACCGGCAGCAGGCGGACACCGGCACGAAGATGATTCACATCGGAAAGAACACGAAGAGCACGATCATCTCGAAGGGAATCTCGGCGGGCCGGGGGAACAACAGCTACCGCGGGCAGGTAAAGGTGATGCCGCGCGCGACCGGCGCGCGCAACTACACGCAATGCGACTCCATGCTCATCGGCAACGAGTGCGGCGCGCACACCTTTCCGTACATCGAGGTGCAGAACGACTCGGCGATCGTGGAGCACGAGGCATCCACGTCGAAGATCGGCGAGGACCAGATCTTCTACTGCAAGCAGCGCGGGCTCAACGCGGAGCACGCGATCTCGATCATCGTGAGCGGATTCTGCAAGGAAGTCTTTCAGAATCTGCCGATGGAATTCGCCGTGGAGGCGCAGCAGCTCCTCGGCATCTCGCTCGAGGGATCGGTCGGATAG